A single window of Trachemys scripta elegans isolate TJP31775 chromosome 18, CAS_Tse_1.0, whole genome shotgun sequence DNA harbors:
- the HASPIN gene encoding serine/threonine-protein kinase haspin produces MERATSLQPRLFRTYARRGGSRRRLPAPAPWLSPPLDRKRLFSSSSASVGSTSTASSSGSEDPDFQPRCRRPPPRSPARLRRRRGGRVGAKENRGPAGPGPQRHSCAVPATPLRRHVTRRRRQGALPSPGRRTGLRARPPLLCSTPQQAPPGAESGPLPEEESILGGCQENGPPGPGRAASGRAPRRRQGPPRNILAELSSMAPGSSTAEPATGLEGSLELFSPPLSGGSGRVSPGQQHPSASSGSPLGGDWRSRSQPACTASPPGAQSQTTCMISGSSYVLLPCGAGRPPEAAQGDSIQLVPSSFPGIHRQSVPTQGQPVSPHHKTVSRDHVQRLTSQKAERAQRTTQGPCQLETSLGLQKSVNYPGAALPITGTPHVLVQDNTSPDEPHDGLRGGSQKRSWNLSTDKSRLQPLVVLSSQVVPTWLANRKINNKLDAWPSWRENDCQQPVSPSALSVISVKKSRSSKVIPRDGDGGTSRKACISGFSSSRWGKQARRCPVRRKNSKTPWQQGNGSFFQEQMRQKGREKNALEMSSSFLCDSSFLNDSQWWARARASLTLHKKKKVSIEESACGSIPCTPSSSKSQLAGYHKSSFIQSVGYCNWPTSSVLLLTPMKSHSVLEVMLTDAEKVYGECQQEGPISFEQCIPPDKMKNCLKIGEGVFGEVFQTNSERGAVALKIVPVEGTERVNGEAQKSFSEILPEMIISKELSLLSQEVENRTVGFIDLYSVHCVQGAYPKHLLKAWDKYHELNGSENDRPDLFGEQQLFMVLEFEFGGNNLENMKKQLNSVATAKSLLHQVTASLAVAEEGLHFEHRDLHWGNILVKKTNLKELSYTLNGAVYTIPTKGIHVNIIDYTLSRMEKDGLTIFCDISTDKELFQGRGDYQFDIYRQMKKENANNWADYHPHSNVLWLHYLADKLLKEVNYKRKLSSSSALKGIQKQLRKFHREVLNFSSASDVLLNSSLFH; encoded by the coding sequence ATGGAGCGGGCTacgagcctccagccgcggctgTTCCGCACCTACGCGCGCCGGGGCGGCTCCCGGCGCCGCCTGCCGGCCCCGGCGCCCTGGCTGTCGCCGCCGCTGGACCGCAAGCGGCTCTTCAGCTCCAGCTCCGCCTCCGTGGGCTCGACTTCCACCGCCTCGTCCTCCGGCTCCGAGGACCCCGACTTCCAGCCCCGCTGCCGCCGCCCGCCGCCCCGCAGTCCCGCCCGCCTGAGGCGGCGGAGAGGCGGCCGCGTGGGGGCCAAGGAGAACCGGGGCcccgccgggccgggcccgcAGCGCCATAGCTGCGCCGTGCCCGCCACCCCGCTGCGGAGACACGTCACCCGCCGGCGCCGCCAGGGGGCGCTCCCGTCGCCGGGGCGCAGGACGGGGCTGCGGGCGCGGCCCCCCCTGCTCTGCAGCACCCCGCAGCAGGCGCCGCCCGGGGCGGAGAGCGGGCCCCTGCCCGAGGAGGAGAGCATCCTGGGGGGCTGCCAGGAGAACGGCCCCCCCGGTCCTGGGAGGGCGGCCTCGGGCCGGGCCCCCCGCCGACGTCAGGGCCCCCCCCGGAACATCCTGGCCGAGCTGAGCTCCATGGCGCCGGGGAGCAGCACCGCGGAGCCCGCGACGGGGCTGGAGGGCAGCCTGGAGCTCTTCTCCCCGCCGCTGTCCGGGGGCAGCGGCCGGGTCTCTCCCGGCCAACAGCATCCCAGCGCCAGTTCAGGCAGCCCCCTGGGGGGAGACTGGCGGAGCCGGAGCCAGCCGGCGTGCACAGCCTCTCCCCCAGGTGCCCAGAGCCAGACGACTTGTATGATATCTGGGAGCAGCTATGTCCTCTtgccctgtggggctgggagaCCGCCTGAAGCAGCCCAGGGCGACTCGATCCAGCTTGTCCCCTCATCATTTCCAGGTATCCACAGACAGTCTGTCCCTACTCAGGGCCAGCCTGTGTCCCCccatcataaaactgtgagcagagATCATGTCCAAAGACTGACCTCACAAAAGGCAGAGAGGGCTCAGAGGACTACACAGGGACCTTGCCAGCTAGAAACTAGTCTGGGACTGCAAAAAAGTGTTAACTATCCTGGGGCTGCACTGCCCATTACTGGGACGCCCCATGTCCTGGTACAAGATAATACCAGTCCTGATGAGCCACATGATGGTTTGAGAGGAGGCTCTCAGAAAAGGAGCTGGAACCTTAGCACGGACAAAAGCAGACTTCAGCCCTTGGTGGTCTTGAGTTCTCAAGTGGTACCAACCTGGTTGGCTAACAGGAAGATCAATAATAAGTTGGATGCTTGGCCCTCCTGGAGGGAAAATGATTGTCAGCAGccagtttccccctctgccctgTCTGTAATCTCAGTAAAGAAGTCCAGAAGTAGCAAGGTCATTCCCAGAGATGGTGATGGAGGCACCAGTAGAAAGGCCTGTATCAGTGGGTTCAGCTCCAGCCGATGGGGGAAACAGGCACGGCGCTGCCCTGTCAGACGCAAGAATTCAAAAACTCCATGGCAGCAGGGTAATGGCTCCTTCTTTCAAGAACAAATGAggcaaaaaggaagagagaaaaatgccCTGGAGATGTCATCGTCTTTTCTGTGTGACTCTTCTTTCCTCAATGACTCCCAGTGGTGGGCTAGGGCTCGAGCATCTCTCACTCTTcacaagaaaaagaaagtttCCATCGAGGAAAGTGCCTGTGGCAGCATCCCTTGTACTCCTTCCTCCTCCAAATCTCAGCTTGCAGGGTACCATAAGTCCTCGTTCATTCAAAGTGTTGGCTACTGTAATTGGCCCACTTCCTCCGTGCTCCTGCTGACTCCCATGAAGTCCCATTCTGTTCTGGAGGTGATGCTCACAGATGCAGAAAAGGTGTATGGGGAATGTCAACAGGAGGGTCCTATCTCCTTTGAGCAATGTATTCCCCCAGATAAGATGAAGAACTGTTTGAAGATTGGGGAAGGAGTATTTGGGGAGGTGTTCCAAACAAACAGTGAGAGAGGAGCTGTGGCTTTAAAAATCGTTCCTGTTGAGGGGACTGAGAGGGTCAATGGAGAAGCTCAGAAGAGCTTCAGTGAGATCTTGCCAGAGATGATAATCTCAAAGGAGCTCAGCCTTTTATCTCAGGAGGTAGAGAACAGGACTGTAGGTTTCATTGACTTGTACTCCGTGCACTGTGTCCAGGGGGCATATCCCAAGCATCTTCTGAAAGCCTGGGACAAATATCACGAACTGAACGGATCTGAAAATGACCGGCCAGACCTgtttggagagcagcagctgttcatGGTCCTGGAATTTGAATTTGGAGGCAATAACTTGGAGAATATGAAGAAGCAGCTAAATTCAGTGGCAACAGCAAAAAGCCTGCTGCATCAAGTTACTGCTTCCTTggctgtggcagaggagggactgCACTTTGAGCACAGAGACTTGCATTGGGGGAATATTCTGGTGAAGAAAACCAACTTGAAAGAGCTCAGTTATACTTTGAATGGAGCAGTTTATACAATCCCCACGAAAGGAATTCATGTGAACATCATAGATTACACCCTATCTAGGATGGAGAAAGATGGGCTGACTATCTTCTGTGATATTTCCACTGACAAAGAGCTGTTCCAAGGAAGAGGTGACTACCAGTTTGATATCTATAGGCAGATGAAAAAAGAGAATGCCAACAACTGGGCTGACTATCACCCCCATAGCAATGTCCTGTGGCTGCACTATTTGGCAGATAAACTTCTGAAAGAGGTCAACTACAAGAGAAAgctatcctcctcctctgccttgaaAGGCATACAGAAGCAACTCCGAAAGTTTCACAGAGAAGTCCTGAActtcagctctgccagtgatgtTCTGCTCAACAGCAGCCTTTTCCACTGA